One Prunus dulcis chromosome 7, ALMONDv2, whole genome shotgun sequence DNA segment encodes these proteins:
- the LOC117635193 gene encoding uncharacterized protein LOC117635193, whose amino-acid sequence MEFFNTTKAVKLRSHLDKYLVADDNQESVHQSRNGASRKARWTVELVDNKSHVVRLKSCHGLYLAAADHPFLLGMTGRKVLQAEADKSMGFKFEWEPIRDGFQLKLRTWCSKYLLANGGPPPWRNAVTHDDPTTSSTQTVIMRDKTTGQPRGFGFVVSSDPSVLDRVLNDKHTIDARVLQREALSRPRTTMTHLLHHSSTQWSSPNGPFIELS is encoded by the coding sequence ATGGAGTTCTTCAACACCACCAAGGCTGTGAAGCTCCGCAGTCACCTCGACAAGTACCTCGTCGCAGACGACAACCAAGAGTCCGTGCACCAGAGCCGAAACGGCGCCTCCCGAAAAGCTCGATGGACAGTCGAGCTCGTCGACAACAAATCCCACGTCGTCCGCCTCAAGAGCTGTCACGGCCTCTACCTCGCCGCCGCCGACCACCCCTTCCTCCTCGGCATGACAGGCAGAAAAGTGCTCCAGGCGGAAGCCGACAAGAGCATGGGCTTCAAGTTCGAGTGGGAGCCCATACGCGACGGCTTTCAGCTCAAGCTGCGGACGTGGTGCAGCAAGTACTTGCTCGCCAACGGTGGGCCGCCGCCATGGAGGAACGCCGTCACTCACGACGACCCTACCACGTCTTCTACCCAGACCGTCATCATGCGCGACAAGACCACTGGCCAGCCCAGGGGCTTCGGCTTCGTTGTCTCCTCTGATCCCTCTGTGCTCGATAGGGTCCTCAACGATAAGCACACCATTGATGCCCGAGTGTTGCAGAGAGAGGCTCTTTCTCGGCCAAGGACCACCATGACCCACCTCCTGCACCACTCTTCGACGCAGTGGAGCTCACCAAATGGTCCTTTTATAGAGCTCTCATAG